The following DNA comes from Streptomyces pristinaespiralis.
TCCCTCACGCCGAGACCGTCGTGCTGCCGGGCGCCGGCCACTTCCCCTGGCACGACGCCCCGGAGGGGTTCGTCCGTGCCGTCACCGGCTTCCTGGGCTGACCCGGCTCGACAGGAGCGCAGTCAATCTTTTTCGACGTCACCGCCGACGAGGCAGCCGTCTTTCCGGACACCCCGCAGCCACTCACCCGGACCGCCCTTCCACGGGCTGCCGCAGAATCGTCCTGAGCCCGGCGGGCGCGGTCCTGCGTGGGTCGCTGAGGTAGATCTCGTGGTGCAGCCCCGCCTCCCGCAGGTTGTTGGCGGGTAGGTACTCGTGGTGCAGGCTCGTCAGGATCGGTGTCTCGTCGTCGTAGGAGCCGATGTGGAGGACCTGGGCGCTGGTGCCCTCGTGCAAGGTCTCTGACCGGACGTTCTCGATTGCCGGCAGCTTCTTCTTGGTCAGGGCGGTGTGCTGGGCGCCGTCGATCATGTCGCCGGTGATCCAGTCCGGGACGTTGAGGAGCAGTCTCCACCGCCAGTTGTCCTTGCGTCTGGCCAGGAAGTCGTCCATGTCGTCCGCCCACCACAGTCCCTCGAGCGGGCCCACGACGAAGTCCTTGCCGAGGTCGCCCTTGCTCGCGAACTTGACGGTGTAGGCGACCGCGTAGAGCGCCTCGACCGCTCGGCGGTACTCGTCGGTGGTGTTCGGGTCGCCGTGCCCGTCGATGGCGAGGAAGTGGAGCTCGGGGATGTCGACGAGTTCCCAGACCGTGTTCTTGGGCGCGTAGCACGTCTTCAGCGCGCGCTTGACGTCGTATTTGGCGGTCACGTCGGGGTCACCTTCCTGGTGGGTAATTGCCATGACGGATCACGAGGTCGTCCGGAGCGCGGTGGCCTCGGGGCGCTCGGCGAATCGCCCGTACCCGCGGCAGGCGCCGTCGCGGACGAGGACGAGGACGAGGACGACGGAATCGGGTGCGGTGGCCGCGCGCCGGCGGCCCGGCCCATGCGGCGGCCGACCTGGCATGCGGCTGGGGCGCCCGTCGGCACCGCCCGGTCAGCGGATGCCGGAGCCGGGGTGCTCGGCATCCCATGCCTCGCGTGCTCGCGCGATGGCGTCGCGGTGCTCGGCCGACCAGTCCGCGAGGGCCTTCACCAGGTGGGTGAGGGCGTGGCCCATCGTCGTGAGCTCGTACTCGACCTGTGGAGGCACCGTCGGATACACGGTCCGGGTGATCAGTCCGTCCCGCTCGAGCCGGCGCACGGTGAGGGTCAGCATGCGCTGCGAGATACCGGGTACGGCACGCTGCAACTGGCGGAAGCGGCGTACTCCCTGGGCCAGTTCGACCACGATCAGGACCGACCACTTGTCGCCGATCCGGTCGAGCACATCACGGATCCCGCAGTCTTCGTGTTCCTCCCCGCAACTGACGACGGGTGCGGTGGTGGTTACTTCCGTGTGCCCCACTGACATCGAAGTGCCTCCTTACGCTCCCTGACACGAACCCGCAGGCTGGTCCCGGTCACCGAAGAGAACCTACCGGAACGGAAATACCCTGATGATCCTGGTCACCGGAGCCGCCGGCGCCCTGGGCACACTGATCGCACAGCGGTTGGGCGACCGCGACGACACGATCCTGGGCACTCGGGATCCCGGACAGCTCCAGGCCCCGCTGCCTGTCCGCCGCCTCGACTTCGACGAGCCGCGCACCCTCGTCAAGGGCTTCGAAGGCGTGGACGTGCTGCTGCTGATCTCCGCGGGCTACGGCGAGGACGACACCGTGATCGCCCGGCACCGCGCCGCGCTCGACGCAGCGGAGAAGAGCGGGGTGCGGCACGTCGTCTATACGAGCCTGACCGCCGCGGGCGACCACCTCCCCTACGCCCTGCCGCACCGCTGGACCGAGCGCCGGATCCAGGAGAGCACCATGGACTGGACGATCCTGCGCAACGGCCTCTACGCGGAGCTGCTCGCACGGATCGCGGCTCCGTCCGCGGACGGGCGGATCACCGCCCCGCTCGGCGAGGGCCGCCTGGCGGCCGTGGCCCGCGCGGATCTGGCCGACGCGGCGGTCCGCGTGACGGTGGAGGCCTCCGCCCATGCGGGGCGTGTCTACGAACTCGTCGGCGAACAGGCCGTGGGCGGAGCGGACTTGGCGCGGGCCCACGGACCGCACGTCACCTACGAGCCGGAGACACTCGCCCGGACCCGCGCGCGCATCGCGGCCGGTGGCGCCGAGCCGTTCCAGGTGCCGATGCTGGTGGGCACCTGCTCCGCCGTCGCGGCCGGCTTCCTGTCCCCCACCGGTGGCGACCTGCGCCGACTCCTGGGCCGCGCCCCACGCTGCCCGCTCGCCGCCGCCGTCGCCCAGTGCCGCGTCAGGCAGTGTTCGCCTGTCGCGTCGGCAGGCACGGTCGGCTCCAGGTCGCATGGCGGCGCGGCTGGGCGGGGATTTCCTGAGGCGGCGCTACCGTGATGAAGGTGACAGGAATCGACGCCGAGCGGCGGTGGTCCGAGTCCATGCCGGCGGCCTACGAGCAGTACCTCGTGCCGGTGGTCTTCCGGCCCTTCGCCGAGGATCTGGCCGCCCGAGCGGCGGCACTCCACCCCCGGCGTGTTCTCGAACTCGCCGCCGGGACAGGCGTGTTGACCTCGGAGCTGATCGCGGCGGCACCGTCGGCCGAGGTGACGGCCACCGATCTCAACGAGGCCATGGTCGCCTTCGGGTCGGCCCGGTCCCCTGACGCGGCGTGGCGACAGGCCGACGCGCAGCGGCTGCCGTTCCGGGACGGCGGCTTCGACCTGGTGGTCTGCCAGTTCGGCGTGATGTTCTTCCCTGACCGGGTTGCGGCCTTCACCGAGGTCCGCCGGGTGCTGGCACCGGGTGGCGGGTTTCTGTTCAACACCTGGGGCCCGCTCGGCACGCACGCCTTCGGAGCCGCGCTGCAGTACGGGCTGGAGCGGGCCTTTCCGGTCGACCCGCCGCAGTTCCTCCCCACGGTCCCGCACGGTTACGCCGACCCCGCTGTCGTGGCCGCCGACCTGACGGCCGCCGGGTTCGCTGTTGAGGAGGAGCAGGAGCTGACGCTGGAGGGCCGGGCGGCGTCGGCCACCGACGTCGCCACCGGGTTCCTCGCCGGGACACCGGTGCGCGCGGCCGTCGAGGAGCGCGGCGGCGGGCCGGCCGCCCGTGCCACGGTCATCGAGGAGATGACGGCCCGTCTGGGTTCAGGCCCGGTCACCGCCCAGATGACGGCATACGTCTTCCGCGGCACTGTCTGAACACAGGAGCGTCCGCGCCGAGGAGGGCGGTCACCGCCCGGAGCCGCCGGCCGCGGCACCGGTGGCCTACGTCTGTGGTGCCGCGGACGCCGGCCCCCGAGGTCAGAGGTCCTGGATGCGCCGGAAGGGACGGTCGGCCTCCAGGACGAACGCGACCTCCAGAAGGGTCCGTTCGTCGCCGGGGCGGCCGGAGAACATGACACCGATGGGCAGCCCCTCGTCCGTCACGCTCGCGGCGGGCACCGAGATGGACGGCGTGCCGACGACGTTGTTGACCGGCGTGAACGCCACGTACGCGAGGATCCGTTCGATCAGCGTCGGGAAGGGGACCGTCGGGGCGAGGTGGCCGATCGGCGGCGTGGTGTGGGCGAGTACGGGTGAAAGCACGAGGTCGACCCCCCGGAACGCCGCAGCGTACGCCTCGCGCGTACGCCTCAGCCTCCGCACCACACCAGGGGTGCTCGACCACTTCTTCACGTACATCTCGCGCAGTCCTCGGCTGAGACCGTCCATGCGGCGCCGGTCGAAGCCGTCGCCGAGGGTGCGGCCCGTGACGCCGATCAGGAACGACAGCATGCCCCAGTAGGTGAGGAAGTCCTCGGTGAAGCGGGGGTCGATCGCCGGTCGGACCGGCGATACGGTGTGGCCGAGCCGCTCGAGCGTCGCCGCCGTGTCCATGACGGCCGCGCGGCCGGCGTCGTCGGTTCGGACACCGTTCGGCGAGTCGAGCATGAGCCCGATGCGCAGCCGCCGCCCCGAGGGGCCTTCGACCAGGCCGACGGGCGGCAGCTTCGGGTTCCGCCAGTGCGTCTCGGCGGCGGCCAGGAACGCGGCGGAGTCCCGCACCGTGCGGCTCACGATGCCGTCGCCCACGATGTCGAGCGGCAGTTGGCGGCTCTGCGCGTTGGCCACGACCCTGCCGCGGGTCGGCTTCAGACCGACGAGTCCGCAGCAGGCGGCGGGGATGCGGATCGAGCCGCCGCCGTCGTTGGCGTGCGCGATGGGCACGGCCCCGGCCGCGACGAGCGCCGCGCTGCCGCCGGACGAACCGCCCGCCGAGTGACCGGTGCCCCACGGGTTGCGGACGGGTTCCGCGTCCTCGTACTCCGTGGTCGGGCTGAACCCGAACTCGGGCAACCGGGTCTTGCCGAGCACGGTGACGCCGCTGCTCAAGTACTGCCGGGTGAAGGGCGCGTGCCGGCGAGCGGCCCTCGGAGCGAACGCGCCGCTGCCGTGTCCGGTGGGCAGTCCCCGGTAGTCGGTGCTGTCCTTGACGAAGGTCGGCACCCCCGCGAAGGCGCCGCCGGCCTCCCGGTCGGGTGCGGGGTCGTCCATGTGCACCTCGACGGCGTTGAGCCGCGCCTCCACCGCCCTGACCCGCGCCACCGCGTCACGGGCGGCCTCGGCGGCGCCGACCTCCCTGCGCCGGATCGCCTCGGCGAGCCCGACCGCGTCGTGCTCCCCGAGAGCATCGTCGCGGAACGCGTGCACCGTTGTCTGTTCCTCGAATGTCGTCACCGCTGGCTCCGCCCGTGGACGCGTGGATGGTTGTCCGGCATCATTCCTTACCGGCGAGTAGCAGACGAGGGCCGGTACGAGACCTCCACACGATCCGGGTCGCGCCGACCGCTTCCGGGGGCACCCCCGGTCGGGCACCCGCCCGGCGGTGAGGCCGGTCGCGGTCCTGGCGCTGGGCGCGGCGTCGGCCGGGACGTACGGGCAGGGGGCGCCCGGGCGGTGTACGTGCGCCCTGAGGCGGAGCCGGTACCTCTCCGGGCCGACGCTTCAACTACCCCTGCAGAGCGACGAGTTCACGGTACCTGCCGTCTAGCGTGCGGGGCATGGACAGACACCGCAATGCCACCGTTTCCGCCCTGCTCGGGCTTTCGCTGACTTTCGCGTTCCAAGGCCCGGGGGCCGCCTCGGCCGTCCCCGCCCCCGTCCCCGCCGCCTTCTCGGCCGGCATAGAGGGGGAAGCCGGGATCGAGTTGCCCCGCCCCACGGGCCGCCACCCCGTCGGGACGCAGACCCTGCACCTGACCGACCACCGGCGCAGCGACCCGTGGATGCCCTCGGCCGCCCGGGAGCTCATGGTGTCGGTGCACTATCCCGCACAGGCCGGAAGGGGTCGTTCGGCGGCCTACATGACCGAGGAGGAGCCCGGCTTCTGCTGGAGTCGCGGGGACTTGACGGGGTCGTCCCCGCCACGGCCCTCAGCGGAACCCGCACCCATGCACGCGTGAACGCCCGCCCTGCGGGCGGCCGCTTCCCGCTGATGGTGCTGTCACCGGGCTTCTCGGTGTCCCGCAGTTCGCTCACCGCCCTGGCGGAGGACCTGGCGAGCCGGGGGTACGTCGTCGCCGCCGTGGACCACGCCTACGAGTCCGTCGGGACGGCCTTCCCCGGCGGTCGCGTGCTCACCTGTCTGGCGTGCGACCACGTGGCCACACGAGAGGAGCGGGCACGGGTCGCCCTGAGACGGGCGCAGGACCTGTCCTTCGTGATCGACCGATTGACGTCGCCGCGAACGCCTCGACGGACGACGCAAGGGCACCGCACCCTTTCGTACGCGCTCATGATCGACTCGAGGCGGATCGGCGCGGCAGGACACTCCGTCGGAGGCGCCTCCGCCGCCACGCTCATGGCTCAGGACCGGCGTGTGCGCGCCGGCGTCAACCTGGACGGGGACTTCTTCGCCCGTCTTCCCGAAACGGGCCTGGACGCCCACCCGTTCATGAGGACGGGGTCCGCAGCCGACCACGGCCCCGGCGACACCGAGAGCGACTGGCAGGAGGCCTGGGCCCGTCTCGACGGCTGGAAGCGCCGGCTGACAGTCTCGGGCGCCGAACACTTCTCGTTCACGGATCTTCTGTTCCTGGCGGAGCAGCTCGGTCTGACAGATCCCGCGGCGCCGCTGTCGGCGGAGCGCGCATGGCAGCACACGCGCGACTACACGGCCGCCTTCTTCGACATGCATCTGCGTGGCATGTCACGCCCCCTGCTCGACGGCCCCGTGCCTGATCGTCCGGAGGTCGAGTTCCAGCCGCGGTGACCGGCAAGCGCTCGTACTCCTCGGTCTGCAACAGCCCCGGCACCGCCTGGTTCGCGTACGCGTGCAGGTCGACGGCCTCAGTCTCCAACTTCGCCGCGTCGCGGAAGAACGCCGGATACCGCGCCCGCGCGACCTCCTCCTTCATCTCCTGCAACACGCCCCGCGCGCCCAGCAGCTCATCCGCCCGGTCGATACCCCGACACCGAGCCCCTGCTCGTCCTCCTCAGGCTGCAGGCGCAATCAGGTCGGCTGACCTGTCGCCCCCTGCCTACGGGTGAGGCTGACCGGCTTGCGTGGCCGCGGCTGTGGAGTCGTAGGCAGTTCGGGCCTGGGCGATGGAACCACGATGCCGCTCCGCCCACTCCACGAGGCCGGTGAGGTATGAGTGCAGCTCTCGTGCCATGGAAGTGAGGTTGTATTCGACCTTCGGCGGCACGGTGGGATGAACGGTCCTCGTCAACAGGCCGTCGCGTTCGAGTCTGCGCAGGTTCAAGGTGAGCATCCGCCGGCTGATGCCTTCGATGGAGCGTTCCAGCTCGGTGAACCTGACGGGGCCATGCGCGGCAGCGACCAGGATGCTGATGCTCCACTTGCCCGCCACATGATCAATCACCTCGACAAGCGGACACGCCTGGGCGGTGACCTCCTGGGACACATGCGTGTGACTGCGTGACATAAAAGTGCCTCCTTCCCCAGCGCCTCATGGTTACAGAAGATGACGGCTGTAACAAATAGTTCCCCAAAGGGAGGTTCGACCATGCCCCTGCCCAACGCACGGGCGAGTGCATCGCCGTGGCTGACCGTCATCCTGCTCTGTGTCGGCCAGATGATGATCGTCCTTGACCAGAACATCGTGAACGTGGCGCTACCCGCTGTGCAGCGTGGCCTCGGATTCTCCTCCGAGAACCTCGTCTGGGTGGTCAACGCCTACGTCATCCCGTTCGGTGGGCTCCTGTTGCTGGCCGGACGGCTCGGTGACCTGATCGGACGGAAGGCCGTTTTCCTCACCGGGATCGTGCTGTTCAGTGCCTCGTCGGTTCTGTGCGGTGCCGCGGCCAGTGAGACTGTGTTGATTGCGTCGCGCTTCCTCCAAGGGATCGGTGGGGCGGTCGCCTCAGCCTGCATCCTCGGAATGGTCGCGACCGTGTTCTCCGAGCGTCGCGAGCAGGCCCAGGCCATCGCTGCTTACAGCTTCGCCTCCGCGGGCGGCGGAGCGGTAGGGCCGCTGCTCGGCGGCGTTCTCACCGATCTGCTCAGCTGGCACTGGATCTTTTTCATCAACGCACCGATCGGTGCCGTCCTCGTTCTGGTCGGCGCGCGAGTGCTCCCCCGGGACCGCGGCGAGGGGATGGGCAAGAGCACCGACTTCCTGGGAGCCTTGCTGGTCATGGCCGGCATGATGCTCTTGGTGTACACCATCGTGGACGCTGAGCGTGTTGGCTGGGGAGCGCTCCAGACCTTGCTGCTCGGTCCGGTGTCCCTCTTGTTGCTGATCGGGTTCGTCGCCCGCCAGGCCACGGCTGCCAAGCCGCTGCTGCCGCTGAGGTTCTTCCGCTCGCGGAGCCTGACCGCGGCCAACATCGTCCAGTTCCTGATGATCGGCGGCATGTTCGGCCTGTTGTTCTTCGGCACGCTCTACCTGCAGCAAGTGCTGAAGTACAGCTCGCTGCAGGCCGGTATGGGGTTCGTGCCCATCGCTGTGGTGATCGCGGTGGTGTCCCTCGGCCTTTCAACCCGGCTCATCACCAGGTTCGGCCAGCGCGCGATGCTCCTGCTGGGGCTCGCCCTCATCATCGGGGCGTTCGTCATGCTGTCGTTCGCCCGCGTCAATGGCGTCTACCTGGTGGACTTCCTCCCAGCCAGTCTTGTCATGGGGCTGGGCTTCGGCCTGGCCGCGCCCGCCGTCATGGGGCTCGGTATGTCTGCCGTTACGCCCGCCGAGTCCGGCATCGCCTCCGGGCTGTTCAACACCACTCAGCAGATCGGGGGCGCCATGGGCCTGACCGTGCTGAGCGCTCTCGTCAGCGCGCGTACGAACAGCCTCACCGCCGCAGGGAAGACCGAGGCGGAATCGCTGGCCGGCGGCTACCATGTGGCCTTCCTCGCCGCGGCCGGATTCACGCTGACCGCCCTGGTCATTGGCACCGTCCTGCTCAAGGCGACCCCGCCCGAAGGCATGGAGCAACAAGGCATGGCGTCTTCTGAAGAAAACGCGCCTGTCTCCTGACCAGCATTGGTCAACCCGGTCACGGGACCTGCCCGGCGTCTTCTGTTGCCCAGACAGAAGTTCTTAGCCACGATCCGACACGGGGTGTTCCTCGAACCCTCGGAATCAGCGCAGGGCCGTGGGGGCCAGTCGGACCGTCGGCTGCTGCATTCGGAGGCCTATGGGCTTGGGTCTGCCGACTGCTTTCACTGGCTCGACGGTATGTGGTGACGTGCGCGGTGGGCGGGGCGGGCGGGTGAGACGGCGGACCATGAGAGTGATGAAGGTCCAGGAGATGTGGGCCTCGCCGTGGGAGACGAGCCTCTCGTAGTCGCGCACGTTCTCCTGGCTCTCCTGATCCACGAGATCGCCCGCTCGACACGCCACCTTTTTGCCAGAACGGCGAAGCCGTCCTGGTCCTTGCGGCGGGGCACCGTCTTGAGGGTGATGCCGAGGAAGGGGTGGGACCAGCCGACAAGGGTTCCGCCGTAGGCCGAGTCGGCCCAGGCGACGGCGACGGCGACGGCGACGGCGACGGCGACGGCGAGTTCAGGATGGGTCAGTCGCAAACGGAACAGCTGGTCGCGGGCGGGGATACTGTCGTATGGTGCCGCGGGGATGACCATGACGGCCAGGGCCATGCCGCGCATGTCGACCGCCAGGTGCCGCTTCCTCCCGTTGATCAGCTTCCCGCCGTCAAACCCGCGGGTGTCCTGGCCCACCGTCTCGGCACCCTTGACGGACTGGGAGTCCAGGATCACCGCGACGGTGCGGGCATTGAGGCCGTCATGAACACGGACCATCTGGTGCAGCTCGGCATGGATACGGGCCAGGTCCCCGCTCGCCCGCCATCGCTGGAAACCCCGTAAACCGTGCGCCAGGGGATGCCGGAGTCAACCGGAACCGCCCTCCAATTGCACCCAGTCGTTGACGTATCGGATGGCATCGACGACGTTGCGGCGCGGATGTTTCTCCGCACGCCCGCCCGTGGGCAACTCGCAGGCCGGGACGGGCAAGAGCGGTTCGAGGACGGCCCATTCGGCGTCCGGGACTTTCTTGGCGTGCGGGGCGGTGATCCGGTGATGAAGTTGGTGATTCGGTGCAGTTCCGCCTGGAAGATCGCCCGTTCGTAGGAGATCCACATCTGGCTCTCCTCCGACATCTGAAACCCGTCCCGTCTGCTGTAACTGATCGTTTCAGAATGAGGATGGCGAAGAGAGTGCTGTCGTGCTCGGCTTCGTCCGTAAGATCACTCCATGCCTGCTGACGAACCTGTAACTCGGTCCATGTGTCGTGTCCAGCCGATATCAGCTCCTCGGCCGATGCCGGAGCTGCCTCAGCGGATCTGGTCAGATGAGGACTGGGAGCGGATCCAGCGTGGCTACGCGTCACGGGACATGGATGAGAAGTGGGACGTCTTCACAGAGGGTGAGGTTGCCTTCCTGCATCGAAGCTGGACCGGTTACGGAGTATTCGCGGCAACCTTTGCGCCGGCTGATGGCGGTGGATGGCGGATCGTCAGTGCCGTGGTAGAGCGTGATGGCGAGCGCTACGGAGGCACGGACGATGCCTACGACTGCGTCATGCTTGAGTTGGTCATCACCGCCATCGTGCTTGGCGAACCAGCGCCTGAGCTCCGCTCGAAGCTGGTGGAGTTGACTCGTCGAAAGCCGCGTTCTGCAGATGCCCCGGCCGGCGTGATTCAGCACAGCACCCTGGGACTGCGCTCAGACTCCTAGTCGATCACTTGGAGCGCCGGACAGACATCGGATGCATATGTGGCTGCATGCCAGTTCGAGTAGGCCTGGTGGAGGTCGGCGCGTCGTTCGTAGCGGATGCGGAGCCGTTTGAACTGGTGGAGCCAGGCGAAGGCTCGTTCGACCACCCAGCGCACCTTGCCCAGTCCGGAGCCGTGGGCGATGCCGCGTCGGGCGATCAGGGGTTTGATGCCGCGCTTCCACAGCAGGCGGCGGGATTTGTCGAAGTCGTAGCCCCGGTCCGCACACAGACGCCGGGGTTTGCGGCGGGGGCGTCCCCGCAGTCCCCGGATCGATGGGATGGCGTCCAGCAGCGGCAGGAGCTGGATGACGTCGTGCCGGTTGCCGCCGGTGAGGGTGACGGCGAGCGGGGTTCCGTGCCGGTCGACGATCAGGTGGTGCTTGGAGCCGGGGCGAGCGCGGTCGACCGGTGAAGGGCCGACATGATCCCCCCTTTGCGAGCCCGGACATGCGACCCGTCCACGGAGCAGTCGTCCAGGTCCAGCAGGCCGTCGCGGCGCAACTCGGCCAGCAGGGCGGCGTGCAGGCGTGGCCAGACGCCGGCCTCGGTCCAGTCCCGCAGCCGACGCCAGGCCGTCACGCCGGAACAGCCCACCGTCTCCGCGGGAACATCGCGCCACGCGACACCGGTCCGCAGCACATACATGATGCGGGCCGGGTCGTCGAACCGGGCCCCGTCCTCGCCGGCACCGAAGGTGTTGTCATAGTCCTCCTCGAACCCGTCCTCCTCGAACCGTCGTCTTCGAGTTCGGCCTGCTCGAACTGGGCCTCGTTCACGTTTTCCCGGGCCTCGGGGTCGCGCATCGCTTTGAACGCCACTTCCGGCTGGCGCAGGAAGTCGGTGGCCACCTGCGCCGCCACCGCCTCGTCATCACGCGCCAGCTCACGGATCGCCTCGACCTTCTCCTGCGCGGTGACCAGGACCAGGACCTCCTCGGTCTTCCAGCCCACTAACTTCTTGGCCACCTCCGCACTCCACCGACGCCGACCGGTGCGCTCGCTCAACGGCGGGTTCCCGATCAGCTCGAAACGACCGGTACGGAGGCCAGGATCCGGTGCACCTCCCAGGAGACCCCTGTCTGCCGATGCTCGGCGGGCCACTGCGCGGCCACCCACCGGTGCGTACGGACCGTATAGAAGGACAGCCCGATCTCCTCGGCGAACAGCCGCAGCGACTCCTCCACACCCTGGGCACCCTCGTCGAGCGGCAGGTGACCGCCATGCCCGCGAAGCGGCACCAGCTCCAGAGCCGCATCCCCGAGAGCGAACTGGCAGCGGGTGTCCTCCTCCACCATGTCCACAGACTCGGCCACCAGC
Coding sequences within:
- a CDS encoding GyrI-like domain-containing protein; translated protein: MTAKYDVKRALKTCYAPKNTVWELVDIPELHFLAIDGHGDPNTTDEYRRAVEALYAVAYTVKFASKGDLGKDFVVGPLEGLWWADDMDDFLARRKDNWRWRLLLNVPDWITGDMIDGAQHTALTKKKLPAIENVRSETLHEGTSAQVLHIGSYDDETPILTSLHHEYLPANNLREAGLHHEIYLSDPRRTAPAGLRTILRQPVEGRSG
- a CDS encoding winged helix-turn-helix transcriptional regulator — encoded protein: MSVGHTEVTTTAPVVSCGEEHEDCGIRDVLDRIGDKWSVLIVVELAQGVRRFRQLQRAVPGISQRMLTLTVRRLERDGLITRTVYPTVPPQVEYELTTMGHALTHLVKALADWSAEHRDAIARAREAWDAEHPGSGIR
- a CDS encoding NAD(P)H-binding protein codes for the protein MILVTGAAGALGTLIAQRLGDRDDTILGTRDPGQLQAPLPVRRLDFDEPRTLVKGFEGVDVLLLISAGYGEDDTVIARHRAALDAAEKSGVRHVVYTSLTAAGDHLPYALPHRWTERRIQESTMDWTILRNGLYAELLARIAAPSADGRITAPLGEGRLAAVARADLADAAVRVTVEASAHAGRVYELVGEQAVGGADLARAHGPHVTYEPETLARTRARIAAGGAEPFQVPMLVGTCSAVAAGFLSPTGGDLRRLLGRAPRCPLAAAVAQCRVRQCSPVASAGTVGSRSHGGAAGRGFPEAALP
- a CDS encoding class I SAM-dependent methyltransferase, whose product is MKVTGIDAERRWSESMPAAYEQYLVPVVFRPFAEDLAARAAALHPRRVLELAAGTGVLTSELIAAAPSAEVTATDLNEAMVAFGSARSPDAAWRQADAQRLPFRDGGFDLVVCQFGVMFFPDRVAAFTEVRRVLAPGGGFLFNTWGPLGTHAFGAALQYGLERAFPVDPPQFLPTVPHGYADPAVVAADLTAAGFAVEEEQELTLEGRAASATDVATGFLAGTPVRAAVEERGGGPAARATVIEEMTARLGSGPVTAQMTAYVFRGTV
- a CDS encoding amidase; this encodes MTTFEEQTTVHAFRDDALGEHDAVGLAEAIRRREVGAAEAARDAVARVRAVEARLNAVEVHMDDPAPDREAGGAFAGVPTFVKDSTDYRGLPTGHGSGAFAPRAARRHAPFTRQYLSSGVTVLGKTRLPEFGFSPTTEYEDAEPVRNPWGTGHSAGGSSGGSAALVAAGAVPIAHANDGGGSIRIPAACCGLVGLKPTRGRVVANAQSRQLPLDIVGDGIVSRTVRDSAAFLAAAETHWRNPKLPPVGLVEGPSGRRLRIGLMLDSPNGVRTDDAGRAAVMDTAATLERLGHTVSPVRPAIDPRFTEDFLTYWGMLSFLIGVTGRTLGDGFDRRRMDGLSRGLREMYVKKWSSTPGVVRRLRRTREAYAAAFRGVDLVLSPVLAHTTPPIGHLAPTVPFPTLIERILAYVAFTPVNNVVGTPSISVPAASVTDEGLPIGVMFSGRPGDERTLLEVAFVLEADRPFRRIQDL
- a CDS encoding winged helix-turn-helix transcriptional regulator translates to MSRSHTHVSQEVTAQACPLVEVIDHVAGKWSISILVAAAHGPVRFTELERSIEGISRRMLTLNLRRLERDGLLTRTVHPTVPPKVEYNLTSMARELHSYLTGLVEWAERHRGSIAQARTAYDSTAAATQAGQPHP
- a CDS encoding MFS transporter, with translation MPLPNARASASPWLTVILLCVGQMMIVLDQNIVNVALPAVQRGLGFSSENLVWVVNAYVIPFGGLLLLAGRLGDLIGRKAVFLTGIVLFSASSVLCGAAASETVLIASRFLQGIGGAVASACILGMVATVFSERREQAQAIAAYSFASAGGGAVGPLLGGVLTDLLSWHWIFFINAPIGAVLVLVGARVLPRDRGEGMGKSTDFLGALLVMAGMMLLVYTIVDAERVGWGALQTLLLGPVSLLLLIGFVARQATAAKPLLPLRFFRSRSLTAANIVQFLMIGGMFGLLFFGTLYLQQVLKYSSLQAGMGFVPIAVVIAVVSLGLSTRLITRFGQRAMLLLGLALIIGAFVMLSFARVNGVYLVDFLPASLVMGLGFGLAAPAVMGLGMSAVTPAESGIASGLFNTTQQIGGAMGLTVLSALVSARTNSLTAAGKTEAESLAGGYHVAFLAAAGFTLTALVIGTVLLKATPPEGMEQQGMASSEENAPVS
- a CDS encoding IS5/IS1182 family transposase, which codes for MVRVHDGLNARTVAVILDSQSVKGAETVGQDTRGFDGGKLINGRKRHLAVDMRGMALAVMVIPAAPYDSIPARDQLFRLRLTHPELAVAVAVAVAVAVAWADSAYGGTLVGWSHPFLGITLKTVPRRKDQDGFAVLAKRWRVERAISWIRRARRTCATTRGSSPTARPTSPGPSSLSWSAVSPARPAHRARHHIPSSQ
- a CDS encoding transposase, producing MDLLRTGDLPGGTAPNHQLHHRITAPHAKKVPDAEWAVLEPLLPVPACELPTGGRAEKHPRRNVVDAIRYVNDWVQLEGGSG
- a CDS encoding DUF6192 family protein, yielding MGGRAVARRASADRGLLGGAPDPGLRTGRFELIGNPPLSERTGRRRWSAEVAKKLVGWKTEEVLVLVTAQEKVEAIRELARDDEAVAAQVATDFLRQPEVAFKAMRDPEARENVNEAQFEQAELEDDGSRRTGSRRTMTTPSVPARTGPGSTTRPASCMCCGPVSRGAMFPRRRWAVPA